The genome window acgaccccaaaagcacgggcaaccaaaggaaaaataaacaaatgggattatatctaattaaaaggcttctgcacagcaaaagaaacaattcacagagttaaaagacaaccaacagagtgggagaaaatatttgcaaaatatacgtctgacaaaggattgatatccagaatatataaggaactcaaacaactttacaagaagaaaacaagcaacccaattaaaaaatgggcaaaagagctaagtaggcatttctctaaggaagatatacaaatggccaacagacatatgaaaaaatgctcaacatcactcagcatccgggaaatgcaaatcaaaaccacattgagataccatctaaccccagttaggatggctaaaatccaaaagactctgaacgataaatgctgctgaggttgcagagaaaaaggaactctcatacattgttggtgggactgcaatatggtgcagcctctatggaaaatggtatggaggtccctcaaacaattgcagatagatctaccatacgacccagctatcccactgttgggaatatagccagaggaatggacatcatcaagtcgaaggtatacctgtttcccaatgttcatcgcagtactctttacaatagccaagagttggaaccagcccaaatgtccatcatcagatgagtggatatggaaaatgtggtacatctacacaatggaatactactcagctattaaaaacgaatgaaatactgccatttgcaacaacatggatggaccatgagagaattatattaagtgaaacgagtcaggcacagaaagagatataccacgttctcacttattggtgggagctaaaaattaatatataaattcgcacacacacacacacacaaactgggggggggagaagatataacaaccacaactacttgaagttgatacgacaagcaaacagaaaggacattgttgggggggaggggggagggaaaaaggagggaggttttggtgagggggagcaataatcagccacaatgtatatcgacaaaataaaacttaaaaaaaaaaattacatttagatAGTTTTGTCGTAATGGCCATATAAACTTACCTAAAATAGGAGAGTAGGAAACAATCTATATAGTGCAGTACTTTAGacttaatatatttaacaaaatataccGAAATTAAAGTGGCAGTTAAAGTCAAAAATCCCAAAATCAACCAAAATATTATGTGTACATATTACCTACCCACAGTTCtgctggatttcattaaaattttaacaaagaacACTTCTATACATAAAAGTTGCATATGTGAGGTGGCTTTTTTTGTCCATTGTACGCTGTTTAGCAACATCTGTGTCTTATTCCCACTCAATGGAGTAGCATCTCCCAACCttcagttatgacaaccaaaaatgtctccaaagaCAAATGTCCCCTGGCAGGCAATGTCAgcattcatatttaaatattggtaacactcaaaatgttaaaaatatttgtaatactcTACCATTTCTGGTTGAAAACTTACATTTATTATATAGAcagttttctcttcatttcaaaTTCTGACATAAAAAGTGTTGAGTTTTTTTGAAAGCTttcagacattaaagagatttagaaagatatttaactttattttcactATTCAGTGAGCTGCCCTGATAAGATATCTCATATTTTCTGCATTGTTTCTCCCCATAATTTGATTTTCCCATAAACTGATTTGGGTATAAAAGGTAACAACACAGGATTCTCTTCCCATATACAAGGACTGGTACCTTCTCTAAGAAAGTTTATAAAGTCATTTAGCTGGGGTGGGCTGGGTGTGTTGTAATGTAAAACAGAACACACTCACAATGGCTCAACaaggaaataatttcttatataatGTATAAATGGAGGTTTTCAGATAATGGTGAGAATGTCTCGTTTTAATTCCTTCTACTTTAAATTAGGGTGGATTGCTCCCACCTGTGGTCTCCAACTCCACCCAAGAGTCATCTTCATTCAGTCCCAGAGAACATGAGAAATCAGGAACTGAacggaaatttttattttggtgtctGAACTGGAAGTAATGTTCATCACTTATATCTACATTCCCCCAGAGTTAAATTACATGGTCATCCACCCAATCATGGAATGCTCAGATTTCAGGCTATGAATACAAGAGAAAAGagtggttttatttaaaaaagacacaGTCCAATCCATACAGAATTTCTCCCATCTGTAAACTCTCTAATGCCTGCTAtggttccttttttatttttgtttattttttttgtatgtagccagtatggggatactTTTTGTTATGAGCACAAGGCTATAAGTAAAAATGCTCTAATCATAGCCAGCCTTGAGACTTCTGAGAAAAGATGTTTTCAACTCATTACTGTCATCCCTCGATATCTGGTGGTAAAAATCTGGTGATTCAAGCAACTACTTATCAAAAAtcctgaaatataaaaatgtaaataaatgaaacaattctACAATTGAAAATcaacacagtataacaactatttacatagtattcacattttttccattattataagtaatctacacAAGATGTAAAAAACACAGCAGGAAGTGAATTGGTAATATACAAACAGTACACCATTTAtacaagggacttgagcatcagcAAATTTTTATACCAATAGGGGATCCTCAAGAAATCTTCAATACCTGAGGAGAACTGTATATTTATAGGTCTTCTTTTCAATATAAGTTCTCTGATGTCTTGAGGTATGACTTCTGGCAAAATCTTTTCCCATACAAATTACATTCACTGAGATTTTCCTTTGTGTGAATTCTTTTCTGTCTGTTAGGGGGAATTCACTACAAGGCCTGTCTTTTATCCTGATGATTTCTAAACTGTGactttgtcaaaaaaaaaaaatacttttccacattcattacattcatacaGTTTATCACCTTTGTGAATTCTGTGATgcatgctgaggtgtgacttttgaTTGAAAggttttccacattctttacattcatatgctttcctcacctgtgtgaattctctgatggatGCTGAGGTATGACTTTTCATTAAAAGCTTTTGAatattccttacattcatatggtctcacctgtgtgaattctctgatgcttgttGAGGGGTGACTTTCGtataaaagcttttccacattccatacactcatatggtttctcaccagtgtgaattctctgatggatGCCGAGGTTTGACTTTCGGTTAAAAGtgtttccacattctttacattcatatggtttctcacctgtgtgaattctctgatgcatgtGGAGGACTGACTTTcgattaaaagcttttccacattctttacattcatatggtttctcacctgtgtgaattctctgatggacACTGAGGTTTGACTTTtgattaaaagcttttccacattctttacattcatatggtttctcacctgtgtgaattctctgatggatgctgaggtttgacttttgattaaaagcttttccacattctttacattcatatggattCTCaactgtgtgaattctctgatgcatgtGGAGGACTGACTTTTGATTaacagcttttccacattctttatattcatatTGATTCTCACCTgcgtgaattctctgatgcttacTCAGGATCAACTTtttgttaaaagcttttccacactctttacattcatatggcttctcacctgtatgaattctctgatgcatgctgaggtttgactttttgttaaaagcttttccacattctttacattcatatggtttctcacctgtgtgaattctgtGATGCTTGTTGAGGgatgacttttggttaaaagctttcccacattctttacattcatatggtttctcacctgtgtgtaTTCTCTGATGCATGTTGAGGAATGACTTTCGtgtaaaagcttttccacattctatacattcatatggtttctcacctgtgtgaattctctgatggatGCTGAGGTTTGACTTTTGCTTAAAAgcatttccacattctttacattcatatggtttctcacctgtgtgaattctaaGATGCTTACTAAGGACTGGCTTTtgcttaaaagcttttccacattctttacattcatatggtttctcacctgtgtgaattctctgatgcatgctgaggaTCGACTTTtgcttaaaagcttttccacattctgtacattcatatggtttctcacctgtgtgaattctctgatggatACTGAGGTTTGACTTTtgattaaaagcttttccacattctgtaCATTCATacggtttctcacctgtgtgaattctctgatgcacacTGAGGATCGACTTTtgtttaaaagcttttccacattccttacattcatatgttTTCTCACCTGTCTGAATTCTCTGATACCTACTGAGGATCAAGTTTTCATTAAAAGCTTTTgaacattccttacattcatatcgTGTCTCACTTTTGTAAATTCTTTGATGCTTGTTGAGGGCTGACTTTTgtttaaaagctttcccacattctttacattcatatggtttctctcctGGGTGAAATCTCTCATGTCTCTTCAGgtttgacttttggttaaaaccttttccacattcactatAAATTCTCTTATGCTTGCTGAAGTTTGAATTCtcgtgaaaggtttttccacatgtGTTACATTCACAGGGAATCTCACCAATGTGAGTTGTCTCATGTTTCTTGAGTTTTGAATTACTGGAGAAAACTTGACTTTCTTCACATTCATATGGATTTTCACTCATGTGAATTCTCTGATATGCAGTCAGGGCAGAATTATGGTAGAAAGGTTTTCTACGTCCATTACATTCACAtgattttccatttgtttcaacTGCCTGATGACAGTTGAGATGTGAATTCTCATGAAAGTTTTTGCCACACTTAATAAATCCATAGGACATTTCCCCTGTGTGAATTCTGTGATGCACAGTAAGGCCTGATTTCTGATAGAAAAATTTCTCCTGTTTGTTACATAAATAAAGCTTCTTCCCTGTAGATGTTCCTTGATATGAGATAAGGTATGATTTCTTAGTAAAAGATTTCTGATATTCActgcatttttcatgtttctctcctgtgtgtataATCTGATGTTGAGTAAGTTTAGCctttttatagaacattttccccCATACATCATACTGAAAAGCTTTCTTCTCTACCTGAGTTATCTCTTGGGCAATGACAGCTGACTTATTACAGGCATTTCCATATTCACTATATTTACAGGTGGTCTCACCCATATGAATCTTCTTATATGTAGATATAATTGGCACTGTGTTGGAGGACTTTCCTTTTCCACTACATTCAAAAAGTTGCCCAGTTGGAATCTTGGAATGCTGAATAAGATGCTCCTGATGTCTCTGTgatttttcacatatattatgCTCATCAGGTTTCTCTCCAGCATGCATGGCATCAGTCTCTGGAAGAAGTGCATTCTGACATATGTTAAACTCCTCATGCCCCACTCCTGAATAGTTTCCAGTATTTACaaccaaatttaaaatatgctttgaaCTCAAATTAAATGATTTTCGTAACTCCACTCTCTCCTCAGTTGATTGGTTGCTATTGGTGATTACACCTTGCCACAAGCATCTACCATGACTTTCTTGGCTCCTCTCAATTAGGTCAATGATTACCTGGACAtctgaaatgacaaaaaacaaaaacaaaaaaaccgaTATCCATGAATCATACATAAGCATGTCTTATTACATGCTCATGTAAAGGTAGAGAAGTTTCTCCCAACCCAAGTAATAAAAGATTTTGTAAAAATCAATAATGGGTGTTGGTTTCATGAttatttggattttcttcatACTGACATAATACTATGTTGTaacaatatattttctaaaaatatgtcACAATGTTCTTTGTTTccttattcactttttttttaaatcatgatgaAATACTtgataattttaaactttttcctaAATGTAGATTTCAAATAATTGCTTATCATCTTCCGTTTGTTAACAGTTtttactctgttttatttttataacaagagTGGTTATCTCCTGCTgctctttttctcattcttctgttTTGAA of Cynocephalus volans isolate mCynVol1 chromosome 4, mCynVol1.pri, whole genome shotgun sequence contains these proteins:
- the LOC134374678 gene encoding LOW QUALITY PROTEIN: zinc finger protein 420-like (The sequence of the model RefSeq protein was modified relative to this genomic sequence to represent the inferred CDS: inserted 2 bases in 1 codon; deleted 1 base in 1 codon) yields the protein MELVSFEDVAVDFTSEEWRDLNDAQRTLYRDVMLETYGSLVSLGRCISKPDMILKLEKGAEPWMIEEHPNQSLPDVQVIIDLIERSQESHGRCLWQGVITNSNQSTEERVELRKSFNLSSKHILNLVVNTGNYSGVGHEEFNICQNALLPETDAMHAGEKPDEHNICEKSQRHQEHLIQHSKIPTGQLFECSGKGKSSNTVPIISTYKKIHMGETTCKYSEYGNACNKSAVIAQEITQVEKKAFQYDVWGKMFYKKAKLTQHQIIHTGEKHEKCSEYQKSFTKKSYLISYQGTSTGKKLYLCNKQEKFFYQKSGLTVHHRIHTGEMSYGFIKCGKNFHENSHLNCHQAVETNGKSCECNGRRKPFYHNSALTAYQRIHMSENPYECEESQVFSSNSKLKKHETTHIGEIPCECNTCGKTFHENSNFSKHKRIYSECGKGFNQKSNLKRHERFHPGEKPYECKECGKAFKQKSALNKHQRIYKSETRYECKECSKAFNENLILSRYQRIQTGEKTYECKECGKAFKQKSILSVHQRIHTGEKPYECTECGKAFNQKSNLSIHQRIHTGEKPYECTECGKAFKQKSILSMHQRIHTGEKPYECKECGKAFKQKPVLSKHLRIHTGEKPYECKECGNAFKQKSNLSIHQRIHTGEKPYECIECGKAFTRKSFLNMHQRIHTGEKPYECKECGKAFNQKSSLNKHHRIHTGEKPYECKECGKAFNKKSNLSMHQRIHTGEKPYECKECGKAFNKKLILSKHQRIHAGENQYEYKECGKAVNQKSVLHMHQRIHTVENPYECKECGKAFNQKSNLSIHQRIHTGEKPYECKECGKAFNQKSNLSVHQRIHTGEKPYECKECGKAFNRKSVLHMHQRIHTGEKPYECKECGNTFNRKSNLGIHQRIHTGEKPYECMECGKAFIRKSPLNKHQRIHTGEXPYECKEYSKAFNEKSYLSIHQRIHTGEEAYECKECGKPFNQKSHLSMHHRIHKGDKLYECNECGKVFFFFDKVTV